One part of the Leptolyngbya sp. FACHB-261 genome encodes these proteins:
- a CDS encoding acyltransferase, with the protein MSIDLFSPAKWFRWPELVLVALVGWVPYFPGKTLRRLLYRLIFRQLGTAVQIQPGFEFVRADRIEVGHGTRIDQQVRIKNVGPNSKIKLGNRVHLDRGIDIKAHPGLDDYIEIGENTYIGPYTCISGRYIKIGRDCLIASHSSIYANNHNFSDRDRIIKEQGSNYRGIVIEDDCWLGSGVRVLDGVTIGRGSVIGAGAVVTKSIAPYSVAVGVPAKVISKREEMQVCQS; encoded by the coding sequence ATGAGCATCGATCTTTTTTCACCTGCAAAGTGGTTCCGTTGGCCTGAACTTGTTCTTGTTGCCCTGGTCGGTTGGGTTCCCTACTTCCCAGGAAAAACTCTTCGTAGGCTTCTGTACCGTCTAATTTTTAGACAATTAGGCACTGCAGTACAAATTCAACCTGGCTTTGAATTTGTAAGAGCTGATCGTATTGAAGTAGGGCATGGTACTCGGATTGATCAGCAGGTACGAATCAAAAATGTAGGGCCGAATAGTAAAATAAAACTTGGCAATCGGGTGCACCTAGATCGGGGCATTGATATCAAAGCTCATCCCGGTCTTGATGACTATATTGAGATTGGTGAAAACACTTATATCGGTCCTTACACCTGCATTTCCGGACGCTATATCAAGATTGGCCGTGATTGCTTGATCGCCTCGCACTCAAGCATCTATGCCAACAATCACAACTTCTCTGATCGAGATCGAATTATCAAAGAACAGGGAAGTAATTACCGAGGTATTGTGATTGAGGATGATTGCTGGTTAGGCAGTGGTGTCAGGGTATTGGATGGTGTCACCATTGGCCGGGGCAGTGTCATTGGTGCAGGAGCTGTCGTAACCAAAAGCATTGCACCCTATTCTGTTGCCGTGGGAGTTCCCGCCAAAGTGATCTCCAAACGCGAAGAGATGCAAGTTTGTCAGAGTTAG
- a CDS encoding alkaline phosphatase family protein, giving the protein MKSPVIAIGLDAADPTLLENWMSQGYLQNLNRLREQGAYTRLKNIDYYRAETPWTTFLTGCSPQKTGYWSPVKLRQGSYEVEDIGAYDFREYSPFYALGEEHRVAVFDMPQSTLSEQVNGVQVLAWGAHSALTPSSSQPPSLLQELVEQYGEHPVFNRDHADTRNLAALKKLQQSLETGITRRSAICQDLLKREPWDLFLTIFGETHSAGHFFWHLSQPDHPLYGQLVHKQSGHCPDDAMLAIFEAVDQAIGEILAQAPEQATILIFAAHGMGTNVMDLPSMLFLPELLYRFSYPGKFGLALGQREEPLEPPITAYRSRGWLGEIWSQKHDSNKLRCFLRREAPTKLFNLLEKFIGTTEQPDLVSPHQLYKQADPLFFQPARWYKPFWPQMKAFAIPSYSEGYVRINLQGREPEGVVTPSEYEALCDQLSGCLYALKDGRTGQPTVKQVLRTRQSATDNDPKLPDADLVVIWQEEYATDVVDSPDLGRIGPVPYNRTGSHRANGFLLAQGPGIVPGSQLPVGHALDLAPTILNLMGAPIPQHYEGKPLLETVALAN; this is encoded by the coding sequence ATGAAAAGCCCTGTGATTGCGATTGGACTAGATGCGGCAGACCCTACCCTGCTTGAGAACTGGATGTCGCAGGGATATTTGCAAAATCTCAATCGCTTACGGGAGCAGGGAGCCTACACCCGCTTAAAAAACATCGACTACTACCGAGCCGAAACGCCCTGGACAACCTTTTTGACCGGCTGTTCCCCGCAGAAGACAGGCTACTGGTCGCCTGTAAAACTACGGCAGGGTAGCTATGAGGTTGAAGATATTGGCGCTTACGATTTCAGAGAATACTCGCCTTTCTATGCATTAGGAGAAGAGCACCGAGTCGCAGTCTTTGATATGCCCCAATCCACCTTGTCTGAGCAGGTGAATGGTGTGCAGGTTCTGGCCTGGGGAGCGCACTCTGCCCTGACGCCCAGCAGCTCCCAACCCCCAAGCTTATTGCAGGAACTGGTTGAGCAGTATGGTGAGCATCCAGTCTTCAACCGAGACCACGCTGATACTCGAAACTTAGCAGCGCTTAAGAAGCTTCAGCAATCTTTAGAGACTGGTATTACCCGCCGCTCAGCCATTTGCCAAGACTTATTAAAGCGCGAGCCTTGGGATTTGTTTTTGACCATCTTTGGCGAAACCCATTCAGCAGGGCATTTCTTTTGGCATCTTAGCCAACCCGATCATCCCCTTTATGGGCAGTTAGTTCATAAGCAATCAGGTCACTGCCCTGACGATGCTATGTTGGCGATTTTTGAAGCAGTGGATCAAGCTATTGGCGAGATTCTAGCCCAAGCTCCTGAGCAAGCTACGATCTTAATTTTTGCGGCTCATGGCATGGGAACTAACGTGATGGACCTTCCCAGTATGCTATTCTTACCTGAGCTGCTTTATCGGTTCTCTTACCCAGGCAAATTTGGCCTTGCTCTAGGTCAGAGGGAAGAACCCCTAGAGCCTCCCATTACAGCCTATAGGTCACGGGGCTGGTTAGGAGAGATATGGAGCCAGAAGCATGACTCTAATAAGCTCCGCTGCTTCCTAAGACGCGAGGCACCAACCAAACTTTTCAACTTATTGGAGAAGTTCATTGGTACCACTGAGCAACCCGATTTAGTTTCACCTCACCAGCTCTACAAACAAGCTGATCCCCTCTTCTTTCAACCAGCTAGATGGTACAAGCCTTTCTGGCCTCAGATGAAAGCCTTTGCGATTCCGAGTTATTCGGAAGGTTACGTTCGAATTAACCTGCAAGGGCGCGAACCAGAGGGTGTTGTTACCCCTTCTGAATATGAGGCTCTCTGTGATCAATTAAGTGGCTGTCTCTATGCCCTTAAAGATGGCAGAACTGGTCAGCCGACGGTCAAACAAGTGCTGCGAACCCGGCAATCAGCAACGGACAATGATCCCAAATTGCCTGATGCCGATCTAGTTGTGATTTGGCAAGAGGAATATGCCACTGATGTCGTTGATAGCCCAGACTTAGGTCGAATTGGTCCAGTTCCTTACAACCGTACTGGCAGTCACCGAGCCAATGGATTTCTGCTAGCGCAGGGACCTGGAATTGTTCCTGGCTCTCAGCTTCCGGTTGGTCATGCGCTGGACTTAGCCCCCACTATTCTCAATCTGATGGGAGCGCCGATCCCTCAACATTACGAGGGTAAGCCACTGCTCGAAACGGTTGCCCTTGCTAACTAA